The genome window AGTGACCAGCTCGCGAGCGCCAAGCTGTCCGATGTCTACAGCGACCTCGTGCTCGGCCCGGGCAAGGATTGGGCGTTCCCCACCGACCATGAAGGTGTGCAGGTCTCCGGCCTGTCGACCGCTCAGAAGAAGCTCGTGCTCGCCGCCATGGCGACGTACGTCGACGACATCGCAGACGACGACGCCGCGAAGATCCTCGCCCGCTACGCGAGCGAGCTCGACGACACCTACGTCGCCTACTCCGGGACGACCGCACTCACCGAGAAGAACGACTACGTCCGCATCGACGGGCCGTCGGTGTGGATCGAGTTCTCGATGCAGAACGGCATCGTGCTGCAGGGCAACCACCCGCACTCGGTGTGGCGTGACCGGACCACCGACTACGGCGGCACCAAGAGCTGATGGTCGTCGCCGTACGCCGACTGGCTGCCGTCCTCGCCGCCGCGGTCGCCACCCTGGTGGCCGTGGTGGCGATGGCGCTGCCGGCGTCGGCGCACGTCCTTCCGACCTCGACGATCCAGCTCGCCGTCACGGCCAGCAACGTCGTGGCGACCGTCGACATCCCGCTGTCCGACCTCGAGGCCGCGACCGGCCTCGATCTCGGCGACGAGACGCAGGCGGACATCGACTCCCAGGCCGACGCCCTCAAGGACTACCTGCTCACCCACTTCGCCCCGACCAGCGATGACGGCGACGCCTGGACCGTCACGGAGGGGACGCTCACCGTCGACAGCGCAGGAGATGCCGCCACCACCGGAATCTACGATCAAGTCGAGACGACCTTCACCCTCACTCCGCCGGCCGGCAGCGACATCGCCGAGGAGGAGAGCTCCTTCGATCTCGGTTACGACGCCGTCGTCGAGAAGGTCGCGACCCACACCGTGATCGTGACCGTGGCCTCTGACACCACCGACAAGAGCTTCAGCGGGGCCTACGAGGTCGGGACGGTCCAGCGGGACACCGTCACCAACAAGGTCGAGGAGCTCCACGTCGAGCTCGGCTCCGGCAGCTCACCCTCGGCTCTCGGCGACATGGTGAAGCTCGGGATGCAGCACATCAAGGAGGGCACCGACCACCAGTTGTTCCTGCTCACCCTCCTGCTCCCCGCTCCCCTGCTGGCGGCCGGTCGGCGCTGGGGCCGAGCCGTCGGCGGTCGTCGGGCCGTACGCCGGATCACGGCCGTCACGCTCGCGTTCACGCTCGGCCACTCCCTCACCCTCGCGCTCGGGGCGCTCGGCGTGCCCGTTCCTCAGCAGTTGGTGGAGGCGGCGATCGCGGCCAGCATCCTGGTCGCCGCCGTCCATGCGATCCGGCCGCTGTTCCCAGGCCGTGAGGCGCTGGTCGCCGCCGCCTTCGGACTCGTCCACGGACTGGCCTTCTCCGAAGCCCTCCGAGCACTCCACCTCACCGGCACCCACCTCGTGCTCGCCCTGCTCGGGTTCAACCTCGGCATCGAGGCCATGCAGCTGATCGTCGTCGTCCTCGTCCTGCCACCACTCGTGCTCATCGCACGCTCGGACCACTACGGCCGGCTCCGGGTCGCTGCGGCGGCGGTCACCGGGCTGGCTGCCGTCGGCTGGCTCACCGCGCGACTGGGCCTCGCCAACCCGGTGGCCGATCTCGCCGACCAGCTCGGCACCATGGCGGCGCCGGTCGTCATGACCCTCTGGGTGGTAGCGCTCCTCCTCACAGTCACACGGCGAGCACCGGCTCCCGCCCGTGCGTGAGACCGCCGACCTCCCGTCCGGCAACCACCGTCGTCGTCACACGGGCCTCGAGCAGACTCTCCACCCCTTCCTGGAAGGGATCCCGATCCAGCACGATGAAGTCGGCGCTCAGCCCGGACTCCAGGCGCCCGGTGACGCCCTCCCACCCGGCCGCCCATGCGGCCTCCCGGGTCGCTCGCAGCAGTGCGGTCTCGAGCGTCATGGCGTAGCCCGCATGGTTGGCCGGCAGGTCTGAGCGGGACGCCGAACGTCGGGTGGTGGCGACGTACAGGTTCGGCAGGGGCGCGTACGGCGCCGTCGGCGCGTCCGATCCGATGACCAGTCGCACGCCGGCCTCCTCGAGCTCGGTCCACGGGAAGCCGCGGGCGACGCGGGTGTCGCCGAGCATCTCCCGCCAGTTCTCCTGGATCGCCGGGTCGGCGTGCACCGGCTGGACCGAGGCGATCACGCCCAGCTTGCCCATCCGCCCGATCACGTCGGGGGTGACGGTCTCGAGGTGCTCGATCCGGTGGCGTCGCGGATGGTCGCCGTTGACCTCGCACGCGTGCTCGAGCGCACCGAGAGCGAGCGCCGACGCGCGGTCGCCGATGGCGTGCATGGCCACCTGGAGCCCGGCCCGATCGGCCCGTGCGACCACGGCGTTGAGCGAGTCGGCGTCCCAGATCG of Nocardioides sp. Kera G14 contains these proteins:
- a CDS encoding HupE/UreJ family protein — encoded protein: MVVAVRRLAAVLAAAVATLVAVVAMALPASAHVLPTSTIQLAVTASNVVATVDIPLSDLEAATGLDLGDETQADIDSQADALKDYLLTHFAPTSDDGDAWTVTEGTLTVDSAGDAATTGIYDQVETTFTLTPPAGSDIAEEESSFDLGYDAVVEKVATHTVIVTVASDTTDKSFSGAYEVGTVQRDTVTNKVEELHVELGSGSSPSALGDMVKLGMQHIKEGTDHQLFLLTLLLPAPLLAAGRRWGRAVGGRRAVRRITAVTLAFTLGHSLTLALGALGVPVPQQLVEAAIAASILVAAVHAIRPLFPGREALVAAAFGLVHGLAFSEALRALHLTGTHLVLALLGFNLGIEAMQLIVVVLVLPPLVLIARSDHYGRLRVAAAAVTGLAAVGWLTARLGLANPVADLADQLGTMAAPVVMTLWVVALLLTVTRRAPAPARA